The following are encoded together in the Adhaeribacter arboris genome:
- a CDS encoding sensor histidine kinase yields the protein MYFFTLLSVFLLLRRLLKSNRGTSQTFKWDQWLNVSSWITLGLMFAIGSFLSDEVSNFSAAIYLWLVIFFIYKEPDFYSSRAFVTPILPFAVIAFLSGFLNLIVPDFYKNWEGYWSAAIMGAFVWNFASWINANKREKELDYERQQRQLEEQQKLALSVRKDQLEVLVAERTAEITQQKEELEATVKELQATQTQLIQQEKLASLGELTAGIAHEIQNPLNFVNNFSEVSTELLEELKVGPLQKLPENEKQYANEILFDLTQNLNKISQHGRRAEKIVKGMLQHSRTTNNQKEPTDINALADEYLRLSYHGLRAKDKFFNATLKTDYAPDISPIEVIPQDLGRVLLNLYNNAFYAVSEKKKIKNGSYEPTIFVTTQQKDGKIEIKVKDNGLGIPAAIRDKIMQPFFTTKPAGKGTGLGLSLSYDIITKSHGGSIDVNTQEGEFSEFILRLPRNNG from the coding sequence ATGTATTTTTTTACGTTACTTTCTGTTTTTCTGCTTCTGCGGCGCCTACTTAAATCTAATAGGGGTACTTCCCAGACGTTTAAGTGGGATCAATGGCTGAACGTTTCCAGTTGGATTACGTTGGGTCTTATGTTTGCCATTGGCAGTTTTTTAAGCGACGAAGTATCTAATTTTAGCGCGGCTATCTACCTGTGGTTGGTTATATTCTTCATCTACAAAGAACCCGATTTTTATTCGTCCCGCGCCTTTGTTACGCCTATTTTGCCGTTTGCCGTTATTGCTTTTTTAAGCGGTTTTTTAAATTTAATCGTGCCTGATTTTTACAAAAACTGGGAAGGTTATTGGAGTGCGGCGATAATGGGAGCATTCGTCTGGAATTTTGCCAGTTGGATAAACGCGAATAAACGGGAGAAAGAACTGGATTACGAACGCCAGCAAAGGCAACTGGAAGAACAACAAAAATTAGCTCTCTCCGTCCGTAAAGACCAGTTAGAAGTGTTAGTAGCCGAGCGGACCGCCGAAATTACGCAGCAAAAAGAAGAACTGGAAGCCACGGTAAAAGAATTACAAGCTACCCAGACCCAACTGATTCAGCAGGAAAAATTGGCTTCTTTAGGCGAACTCACCGCGGGCATTGCCCACGAAATTCAAAATCCCTTAAATTTTGTTAATAATTTTTCGGAAGTAAGCACCGAATTACTGGAGGAGCTAAAAGTAGGACCTTTGCAAAAATTACCGGAAAACGAAAAACAATACGCCAATGAAATTTTGTTTGATTTAACGCAGAATTTAAACAAAATCTCGCAGCACGGCCGGCGGGCCGAAAAAATTGTAAAAGGTATGCTCCAGCATTCGCGCACGACCAATAACCAGAAAGAACCCACCGATATAAATGCTTTAGCCGATGAATACCTGCGGCTTTCTTACCATGGTTTACGGGCCAAAGACAAATTTTTTAACGCCACTTTAAAAACCGACTATGCGCCCGATATCAGTCCCATAGAAGTAATTCCCCAGGATTTAGGCCGGGTATTGTTAAACTTGTATAATAATGCCTTTTACGCGGTTAGTGAGAAAAAGAAAATTAAGAACGGTTCCTATGAGCCCACCATTTTTGTAACTACCCAGCAAAAAGACGGCAAAATAGAAATTAAAGTAAAAGATAATGGTTTGGGAATACCGGCGGCTATCCGGGATAAAATTATGCAGCCTTTTTTTACTACCAAACCGGCCGGCAAAGGTACCGGTTTAGGGCTGTCTCTTAGCTACGATATTATCACCAAATCCCACGGTGGCTCCATTGACGTGAATACCCAGGAAGGCGAATTTTCGGAATTTATCTTGCGGTTACCTCGGAATAATGGATAA
- a CDS encoding response regulator, protein MKILVVDDEADVQPLFLQRFRREIRNGELDFAFSQSGEEAYTYLEKHDSEVVLILSDINMPGMSGLELLRLIRKKHETKPPTIMMVTAYGDEENYQQAMKLGADDFLTKPLDFTQLKDKLKTFAS, encoded by the coding sequence ATGAAAATATTGGTAGTAGACGACGAAGCCGATGTGCAACCCTTGTTTTTACAGCGCTTCCGGCGGGAAATAAGAAACGGAGAACTGGATTTTGCCTTTTCCCAGTCCGGGGAAGAGGCGTATACTTACCTCGAAAAACACGACTCGGAAGTAGTACTTATTTTATCAGACATTAATATGCCCGGCATGAGTGGTTTGGAATTGTTACGGTTAATAAGAAAGAAACACGAAACCAAACCCCCTACCATAATGATGGTTACCGCTTACGGCGATGAAGAAAATTACCAGCAAGCCATGAAACTGGGGGCCGACGATTTCTTAACCAAGCCCTTGGACTTTACTCAATTGAAAGATAAACTTAAAACTTTTGCATCCTGA
- a CDS encoding adenylate/guanylate cyclase domain-containing protein encodes MMAKILVVDDETDLELLIKQKFRRKIRENAYEFVFAHNGYEALEKLAEHPDLDIILSDINMPEMDGLTLLTKLPEANPLVKAVMVSAYGDMENIRMAMNRGAFDFVCKPVNFEDLELTMDKTLQHVYQLRETMQAIKENNILKMYVDENVLHFMTHKEFENSLLENETIEATIMFIDICGFTSITEKVSANEVVHLLNKYFDLMVKEIIAQKGHVDKFMGDAIMAVFRGKFHLDRAIDAALAVKEKLNSEEEVQLDGIAFKPKISIGINSGEVISGNIGSASLRRLDFTVIGDEVNVAQRLQSIANPNQIIISEASYEKAKESFSCQKVKEVSLKNKVKPVIIYEVLE; translated from the coding sequence CTGATGGCAAAAATATTGGTGGTGGATGACGAGACGGATTTAGAGTTGCTCATAAAACAAAAGTTTCGCCGGAAGATTAGAGAAAATGCCTATGAATTTGTTTTTGCGCACAATGGCTATGAAGCTTTAGAAAAATTAGCCGAACATCCGGATTTAGATATTATTTTGAGTGATATTAATATGCCCGAAATGGATGGCCTTACCTTACTCACTAAATTACCCGAGGCAAACCCTCTGGTAAAAGCGGTGATGGTTTCCGCTTACGGCGATATGGAAAACATCCGGATGGCTATGAACCGGGGCGCTTTTGATTTTGTGTGCAAGCCCGTTAATTTCGAAGACCTGGAATTAACCATGGACAAGACCTTACAACATGTGTATCAATTGCGCGAAACCATGCAGGCCATAAAGGAAAATAACATCCTTAAAATGTACGTCGACGAAAATGTGCTGCATTTTATGACGCACAAAGAATTCGAAAACAGCTTACTGGAAAATGAGACCATTGAAGCCACCATTATGTTTATTGATATTTGCGGCTTTACCTCCATTACCGAGAAAGTATCGGCCAACGAAGTAGTGCACTTGCTTAATAAGTATTTTGACTTGATGGTGAAAGAAATTATTGCGCAAAAAGGCCACGTAGATAAATTTATGGGCGATGCCATAATGGCTGTATTCCGCGGGAAATTCCACCTCGATCGGGCCATTGATGCCGCCCTGGCCGTTAAAGAAAAATTAAATAGCGAAGAAGAAGTACAGTTAGACGGAATTGCGTTTAAACCAAAAATTTCGATTGGCATAAATTCGGGCGAGGTTATTTCGGGTAACATTGGTTCTGCTTCCCTCCGGCGCTTAGATTTTACCGTTATCGGCGACGAAGTGAATGTCGCGCAACGGCTGCAATCTATTGCCAATCCTAACCAGATAATTATTTCCGAAGCCTCCTATGAAAAAGCCAAAGAATCGTTTAGCTGTCAAAAGGTGAAGGAAGTAAGTTTAAAGAATAAAGTAAAGCCAGTTATTATTTACGAAGTTCTGGAATGA
- a CDS encoding MFS transporter has product MKSRIFTLLNIKPSEGGLVKQLFLVQFFLGVGTSFLFTSALTLFLATYPIKELPKVSLLAAGLLLVANFVYARLEAKLSAKKLLQLIILFSLGSIVFTWLEATIFSISWLPFFLSAWNLVVYMVVSYAFWGMTAIIFNVRESRRLFSVVGSGDIPAKIIGYAAVAILAPVIGVINVLALSIVAFLLGYYFLRQFQHPSIVAVPEHSHSSHGPGHAAGNHPPIIERLFQNNLIFVIAIWSFLGFTIYTLIDLTFVTEIKVRFKSSQELAFFLGVFFAIGRVLAIFLKLIFSSRVINRLGLANSLLITPAVLLLITGTVLLVDKSLNTGLMVFGVMVLFSEVLKSAVQEPAFFILFQPLHPHSRLKGHLITKGYTLPFALVAVSIFAFIFRDQKGDISISLVCGTLVILLAAWSLLVSLIKKEYLHTLIRALKKGYFTGTQLFLNDQPVRELLLAKTESPKPKEVLFALELLEKSGYTKFNDLLLRELNSPFALVKKFVLARIIHRNITEALPLVQQKVSASSDPELKPDLITALYYLNSDHAGEQTNFQNLDPISKKAALLGLAARTELKVISLVEQEVAFLTTSPGEEDKLIALEIMADAPHGEFYASLKTLLQEPAPAIYKKAIETVGKVRAFPLWRAATKVAIQKKATNSLQKSMLFFGDAIFAPEYTNNPDLPNEVILAHIKSAGNCNGKFSTAYLMNCLAPENEWKDAALAALFHKKVNVAGSVGEKEVVLWLENKLEQGKRKVSSYPTLAASASATLLAAAVKSEIEQDLQLILKAFALLYDRQGLERVLQLVKNAGNDTRIYNAIEMLELRVPKRYFLQVDSILEFLLDSGVAQPEISRNANLELTSLIKEIISAPAGDYTIWTKSVALYLIPTLADKSLYKILAEPQVEENSPLFSETKNFVLSQVDF; this is encoded by the coding sequence ATGAAAAGTCGGATTTTTACCTTATTAAATATTAAACCATCGGAAGGTGGGTTGGTGAAGCAACTTTTTTTGGTGCAATTTTTTTTAGGGGTAGGTACCTCTTTTTTATTTACCAGTGCCCTCACGTTATTTTTAGCTACTTACCCCATCAAAGAGCTACCTAAAGTTTCATTATTAGCCGCCGGCTTATTGTTAGTGGCCAATTTTGTTTATGCCCGCTTAGAAGCCAAGTTATCCGCTAAAAAACTGCTGCAGCTTATAATTTTGTTTTCCCTGGGTTCTATTGTGTTTACCTGGCTGGAGGCTACTATTTTTTCTATTTCCTGGTTGCCTTTTTTCTTGTCGGCCTGGAATTTAGTGGTGTACATGGTGGTAAGCTACGCCTTTTGGGGAATGACCGCCATTATTTTTAACGTGCGGGAAAGCCGTAGACTATTTTCGGTGGTAGGTTCCGGCGATATTCCTGCCAAAATAATTGGCTACGCGGCGGTCGCAATTTTGGCTCCGGTAATTGGCGTCATTAATGTTTTAGCTCTCTCTATCGTTGCCTTTCTGCTCGGTTATTATTTCTTAAGGCAATTTCAGCACCCCAGTATTGTGGCCGTTCCGGAGCATAGCCATTCTTCGCACGGGCCTGGTCATGCAGCGGGTAATCATCCGCCTATAATAGAACGTTTGTTTCAGAACAATCTCATATTTGTTATTGCCATTTGGTCTTTTCTGGGTTTTACTATCTACACCCTCATTGATTTAACTTTTGTAACCGAAATTAAAGTAAGATTTAAATCCAGTCAGGAGCTAGCTTTTTTTCTGGGGGTGTTTTTTGCTATTGGCCGCGTTTTAGCCATTTTCCTGAAATTAATTTTTAGCAGCCGGGTTATTAACCGGCTGGGTTTAGCTAACTCTTTGCTTATTACGCCCGCGGTTTTATTACTCATTACCGGGACGGTTCTGCTCGTCGATAAATCATTAAATACCGGCTTAATGGTTTTTGGCGTAATGGTTTTATTCTCGGAAGTTCTGAAATCGGCGGTGCAGGAACCGGCCTTTTTTATTTTATTTCAACCTCTGCATCCGCACTCCCGCTTAAAAGGTCATTTAATTACCAAAGGATACACCCTGCCGTTTGCTTTAGTGGCGGTTAGTATTTTCGCTTTTATTTTCCGGGACCAGAAAGGAGATATTTCTATTTCGTTGGTTTGCGGTACGCTGGTAATTTTGCTCGCTGCTTGGTCGCTGCTTGTTTCGCTGATTAAAAAAGAATACTTGCATACCCTTATTCGGGCTTTAAAAAAAGGATATTTTACCGGCACCCAGTTATTTTTAAACGATCAACCGGTAAGAGAGTTGTTACTGGCCAAAACCGAAAGCCCGAAGCCCAAAGAAGTGCTTTTCGCTCTGGAGTTATTGGAAAAATCGGGTTATACTAAGTTTAATGATTTACTTTTACGAGAATTAAACAGCCCCTTTGCCCTGGTTAAAAAGTTTGTTCTTGCCCGAATCATTCACCGGAATATTACGGAGGCTTTACCGCTTGTTCAGCAAAAAGTAAGCGCTTCTTCCGACCCGGAATTAAAGCCGGATTTAATTACTGCCCTTTATTATTTAAATTCCGACCACGCCGGGGAACAAACTAATTTTCAAAATCTTGACCCCATTAGTAAGAAAGCGGCTTTATTAGGTTTAGCCGCCCGAACTGAATTAAAAGTAATTAGTTTAGTAGAGCAGGAAGTCGCCTTTTTAACAACCAGCCCAGGGGAAGAAGATAAGTTAATAGCCCTGGAAATTATGGCCGATGCTCCGCACGGTGAATTTTACGCCAGCTTAAAAACTTTATTGCAGGAACCAGCTCCCGCGATCTACAAAAAAGCTATCGAAACGGTGGGTAAAGTACGGGCCTTCCCGCTATGGCGAGCAGCAACTAAAGTAGCAATTCAAAAAAAGGCTACTAATTCCCTGCAAAAATCAATGCTGTTTTTTGGAGACGCTATTTTTGCCCCGGAATATACTAATAACCCTGATTTACCGAATGAAGTTATTCTGGCGCATATAAAATCGGCGGGAAATTGCAATGGCAAGTTCTCTACCGCTTATTTAATGAATTGTTTAGCCCCGGAAAATGAGTGGAAGGATGCCGCCTTAGCCGCACTTTTTCACAAAAAAGTAAATGTGGCGGGCTCCGTTGGGGAAAAAGAAGTTGTTTTATGGCTGGAAAATAAATTAGAGCAAGGGAAACGCAAAGTAAGCAGCTACCCTACATTAGCTGCTTCCGCCTCTGCCACCCTCTTGGCTGCTGCCGTTAAATCGGAAATAGAACAAGACTTGCAGTTAATTTTAAAGGCTTTTGCCCTTTTGTACGACCGGCAAGGTTTGGAAAGAGTGCTGCAATTAGTAAAAAATGCCGGCAACGATACCCGAATTTATAATGCCATTGAAATGTTAGAATTAAGAGTTCCTAAACGGTATTTTTTACAAGTAGATAGTATTTTGGAATTTTTACTGGATAGTGGCGTGGCGCAACCGGAAATTTCGCGGAACGCTAACCTAGAACTTACCTCGCTGATAAAAGAAATAATAAGCGCTCCCGCCGGTGATTATACCATCTGGACGAAATCGGTGGCACTTTACCTAATTCCAACTCTGGCCGATAAATCGCTGTATAAAATCTTAGCAGAACCTCAGGTAGAGGAGAATAGTCCTTTATTTAGCGAAACCAAAAATTTTGTTTTATCTCAAGTAGATTTCTAA